Proteins encoded in a region of the Salinicoccus sp. RF5 genome:
- a CDS encoding M42 family metallopeptidase → MKIEKSTLERMKTLTELHGAPGFEDQVRDYMRKEMEPFADEIVQDGLGGIFAVKKSKVEGAPKVMIAGHMDEVGFMVTQLTENGMIKFTPLGGWSNDVLLSHKFKVRTAEDRQITGIIGSVPVHFRKGEGKNKSVELDDMLLDVGADSREDLEAMGIRPGDSIVPDVEFEVLEQENKLLAKAWDNRYGCLIAIETLEALADVDLGCDLYVGANVQEEVGLRGAKVSSNLIKPDVAFAVDCSPANDMLGKKDDIGRIGGGTLVRIMDRTMILSKSMRDYMLETAEQHDVKYQYYQSPGGTDAGSIHVSNEGVVSAVVGIVARYIHTSHSIINSEDYMHAKKMLMELVKGIDADRVEQLRGR, encoded by the coding sequence TTGAAAAAAGCACATTGGAAAGAATGAAGACTCTGACGGAACTCCATGGCGCACCCGGTTTTGAGGACCAGGTCCGCGACTATATGAGGAAAGAGATGGAACCCTTTGCGGATGAAATAGTGCAGGATGGCCTCGGGGGCATCTTTGCGGTCAAGAAATCCAAGGTTGAAGGCGCCCCAAAAGTCATGATTGCCGGCCATATGGATGAAGTGGGCTTCATGGTCACGCAATTGACCGAAAATGGCATGATCAAATTCACCCCTCTCGGTGGCTGGTCGAATGATGTCCTGCTGAGCCACAAATTCAAGGTCAGGACGGCAGAAGACAGGCAGATCACCGGAATCATCGGGAGCGTGCCCGTCCACTTCAGAAAAGGCGAGGGCAAGAACAAGTCGGTGGAATTGGATGATATGCTCCTCGATGTCGGGGCCGACAGCAGGGAAGACCTCGAGGCCATGGGAATCCGCCCGGGTGATTCCATCGTACCGGATGTCGAATTCGAAGTGCTGGAGCAGGAGAACAAGCTGCTCGCAAAAGCATGGGACAACCGCTATGGCTGTCTGATCGCCATAGAGACGCTGGAGGCCCTCGCTGATGTGGACCTGGGATGCGACCTCTATGTCGGGGCCAATGTCCAGGAGGAAGTGGGGCTCAGGGGGGCAAAAGTGAGTTCCAACCTGATAAAGCCGGATGTCGCATTTGCAGTCGACTGCTCCCCGGCAAATGATATGCTGGGCAAGAAGGATGACATCGGCAGGATCGGTGGAGGGACGCTCGTCCGCATCATGGACCGGACGATGATCCTGTCCAAGTCGATGCGTGACTATATGCTTGAGACGGCGGAGCAGCATGACGTCAAATACCAGTACTACCAGTCCCCGGGCGGCACGGATGCAGGCAGCATCCATGTTTCCAATGAAGGGGTGGTCAGTGCTGTTGTGGGCATCGTGGCCCGCTATATCCATACGAGCCACTCGATCATCAACTCCGAGGACTACATGCATGCGAAGAAGATGCTGATGGAACTCGTTAAAGGCATCGATGCCGACAGGGTCGAGCAGTTGAGGGGCCGCTGA